In the genome of Vicia villosa cultivar HV-30 ecotype Madison, WI linkage group LG7, Vvil1.0, whole genome shotgun sequence, one region contains:
- the LOC131620637 gene encoding 7-deoxyloganetin glucosyltransferase-like, whose amino-acid sequence MGSLNTTKNKPHVVCIPYPAQGHINPMLKLAKLLHFKGGFHVTIVNTEYNHKRLLKARGPNSLNGLSSFRFETIPDGLPETDVDVTQDIPSLCDSTKKTCLPHFKKLLSKLNSDINTPPVSCIVSDGVMSFTLDAAQELNIPEVLFWTTSACGFMAYTQYQQLVERGFTPLKDSSYMTNGYLETTIDWVPGIKQIRLKDIPSFIRTTDPNDLMVDFLRGECKRAEKASAIILNTFDDLEHSVLEGFSSLDFPPVYSIGPLHLLLKEVTNKELNSFGSNLWKEEPECLEWLNSKEPNSVVYVNFGSITVMTNEQMVEFAWGLANSKIPFLWVIRPDLVAGENSVLPQEFLEETKDRGMLSSWCPQEEVLDHSAIGGFLTHSGWNSTLESVCGGVPMICWPFFAEQQTNCRFSCHEWGIGLEIEDAKRDKIESLVKEMMEGEKGREMKEKALEWKKLAQNAALGPNGSSFMNLEKMFRDVLLKENF is encoded by the exons ATGGGTTCTTTAAACACAACAAAGAATAAACCACATGTTGTGTGTATCCCATATCCAGCACAAGGTCATATAAATCCAATGCTCAAACTAGCAAAGCTTCTTCATTTCAAAGGTGGTTTTCATGTCACCATTGTTAACACTGAATACAATCACAAACGTCTGCTCAAAGCTAGAGGCCCCAATTCTCTAAACGGTCTCTCTTCTTTCCGTTTTGAAACCATTCCTGATGGTCTACCTGAGACCGATGTGGATGTCACACAGGATATCCCTTCCTTGTGTGACTCCACTAAAAAAACTTGCTTACCTCACTttaaaaaacttctttcaaaactcaATAGTGATATAAACACCCCTCCTGTTAGTTGCATAGTTTCTGATGGTGTTATGAGTTTTACCTTGGATGCTGCTCAAGAACTTAATATCCCAGAAGTGCTTTTCTGGACAACTAGTGCTTGTGGCTTCATGGCTTATACGCAATATCAACAACTCGTTGAAAGAGGCTTCACACCACTCAAAG ATTCGAGTTATATGACAAATGGATATTTGGAGACTACCATAGATTGGGTGCCAGGCATAAAACAAATACGTTTAAAGGATATTCCAAGCTTCATCAGAACTACAGACCCAAATGATCTTATGGTTGATTTTTTACGTGGTGAATGtaaaagagctgaaaaagcttcAGCAATTATTCTTAACACTTTTGATGATTTGGAACATAGTGTTTTGGAAGGATTCTCTTCCTTAGATTTTCCTCCTGTTTATTCCATTGGTCCCTTGCATTTACTCTTGAAGGAAGTGACTAATAAGGAGTTGAATTCATTTGGTTCTAATCTTTGGAAGGAGGAGCCGGAGTGTTTAGAATGGTTGAATAGCAAAGAACCGAATTCTGTTGTTTATGTGAATTTCGGAAGTATTACAGTTATGACAAATGAACAGATGGTTGAGTTTGCTTGGGGACTAGCCAATAGTAAAATACCATTTTTATGGGTAATAAGGCCTGATCTCGTAGCTGGTGAAAACTCAGTTCTTCCTCAAGAGTTTCTGGAAGAGACAAAAGATAGAGGAATGTTATCAAGTTGGTGTCCACAAGAGGAGGTTTTGGATCATTCAGCAATTGGAGGGTTTTTGACACATAGTGGTTGGAATTCGACGTTGGAAAGTGTGTGCGGTGGTGTTCCAATGATATGTTGGCCTTTCTTTGCTGAACAACAAACTAATTGTCGATTTAGTTGTCATGAATGGGGGATCGGTTTGGAGATTGAAGATGCTAAGAGGGATAAGATTGAGAGTCTTGTGAAGGAGATGATGGAGGGGGAAAAGGGTAGAGAGATGAAAGAGAAAGCTTTGGAATGGAAGAAATTGGCACAAAATGCTGCTTTGGGTCCAAATGGATCATCATTTATGAATCTCGAGAAGATGTTCCGTGATGTTCTCTTGAAAGAGAATTTCTAG